ATTGCCGGGTTAGTGGCTGGTGGTGGCGGTGCGGCCTACACGGCTTCTAAGCATGCGATTATCGGTTATACGAAGCAACTGGATTACGATTACGCGAGTCAAGGCATTCGGGCGAATTGTATCGCACCAGGGGCGATAGAAACCCCGATGAACGCTGCCGATTTTACGGGCGCAGGTGAAATGGCCAAGGAAGTGGCGCGTCAAACGCCAGCTGGTCGCTGGGCACAACCGTCAGAGGTTGCCCAGTTAAGTTTGTATTTAGCAAGTCAAGCATCTGATTACATCCACGGGACGGTGGTGCCAATCGACGGTGGTTGGCTTGAAAAATAGTAACATTCAGATCTTAACAGGTAAAAAACGCTTGTAGGACATGCTTTAATGGCATAGAGGAGAGAAAAAAGTTATGCAACAGATTATATTATTATTGGCAGTGGGGATTTTAGCTGGTATTTTAGGTGCGATTCTTGGCATTGGTGGCGGCATTATCCTGACCCCCGTGTTAACACTTGCAATTGGCCTAGATATCAAGTATGCAATCGGGGCTAGCATTGTCGCCGTGATTGCCACTAGTTCAGGCGCCACAATTGCTTATTTAAAAGACGATATGCTGAATTTGCGAGTGGCGATGTTTCTTGAAATTGCGACAACCGTCGGAGCAATTATCGGGGCCTTATTAACCGGTGTTGTCCCGACCGGCTTTTTATTCGTTTTATTTGGGAGTTTTTTATTGTTCTCGACTTACAATATGATTCAAAAACTGCGTGGTAAAAAGGCCGAAGAACATGTTGGCGCAGCAAATGATCAGTGGGCTGAGAAATTAAATTTAAATGGTACTTATTACGATAAGGCCAACCAAAAGCAAGTTGATTATCAGGTTGAAAAAGTACCTGGTGGCTTTGCGATGATGTTTGGTGCGGGGATTGCTTCTGGCCTATTAGGGATTGGTAGTGGGGTGTTTAAAGTAACCGCGATGGATACGATTATGAAGATGCCGCTAAAACCTTCCAGTGCTACAAGTAATTTAATGATGGGTGTGACGGCAGCAGCTTCAGCCACGGTTTATTTCTTTAGTGGCGCGATTCTACCAGAAATTGCTGCCCCGTTAGCCCTAGGAATTTTAGCGGGCGCAACAGTTGGTTCAAGAGTGATGCAACATTTGCAACCGAAGTTTATTCGGATGATTTTTATCCCAATTTTGCTTTATATGGGACTGCAAATGGTGCTTAAAGGATT
This DNA window, taken from Latilactobacillus sakei, encodes the following:
- a CDS encoding permease, whose protein sequence is MQQIILLLAVGILAGILGAILGIGGGIILTPVLTLAIGLDIKYAIGASIVAVIATSSGATIAYLKDDMLNLRVAMFLEIATTVGAIIGALLTGVVPTGFLFVLFGSFLLFSTYNMIQKLRGKKAEEHVGAANDQWAEKLNLNGTYYDKANQKQVDYQVEKVPGGFAMMFGAGIASGLLGIGSGVFKVTAMDTIMKMPLKPSSATSNLMMGVTAAASATVYFFSGAILPEIAAPLALGILAGATVGSRVMQHLQPKFIRMIFIPILLYMGLQMVLKGFGVHI